The DNA sequence aacatcaatataaagttgggccggcaAGGTCGCCATAACTATTACAACTGATAAaccaaaaaaaatatacatacaaagccTACAATACTAACATACTGCACTGACTGACTGATGGATGTATTGTGGTTGGAATAGGgctccgacctacccatattataaaTGTGCTTAGATAATATATTGctgaaattattttatttaaatttgagTACTGTAATTAAAGCAGTAGAGATATACTATTCAATTGAAAATCAAAACAAATTTGCGTCAATTCTAAATTTTTTGTAGGATCGAACAAGCAAATCAGTTTAACTTTTTAATAATAGTAGATGCATGCAATTGAACCTATCACTTGCAAATGTTAGCTAAAAGATTAAAAAAACACACAAACGTAACGTACTACTTATAAGATAAGGGGAATGGAGAAATTATATTTTTACACGTAAAAGCATAATTTAAATCACATATAACTTATGATTTAGAAATGACAAAGCTACAATGAAAAGGACATAAAAAAGAAGTGAAAATGCTAATAGTGCTCCTAATGCATATCATATACCTGGTTGTTGATTTGTTATGGCAAATAAACTTGTGTCAttagaggcggatccagaattcaAACTCtatgagttcaattgaacccgaTGTTATAGGGCTACATACGCCCCTGTGTGTCATGGTGAGAAGACTACCTTTACTGTGGGTTGAGAACCATAAGATAATAGATACTACCCTTTGACTGTCAAATATCCTATCAAAATATTAGGAAGTTACAATATTctattttggatgttttaatatGGCACATAAATGTGGAACATGCAATGACATAGAGCTTTATCTAAACTCTAAAGCAATTTCCAAAATATTTGCGTATCACCATTTAGTTCATACAATCAGTGCCAGTGGGCTAAGGAAAGTCAAAAGCTCAAAATTATCAAAGGCCTTCTATTGTCATTTGATCAACTATCTCGCGGTTCACTATAATAGAGaggaattgtttttttttttttttacaataatTCGGCAATTGGGTCCGGGGTAATTAAATTGAAGATTGGGCCAAAATGGGTGATTAGTTTTCTATTTTAGTCATATTTACtcacaaaaatagaaaaatttacACAAATTACCTATGAGAACCTAAATATTTGCCCATTTCTTActcatttttatcttatttcaatTTACACCTATTTCGCTCAAAAATTTACTGATCCACCCAAAGTGCATGTTACACTTCATATTTGTTCTCACTATTCCTTTTTCTTCCCCATATCACTTCAATCTTCCATAAATATGTTCATTGGCGAGGAACCTAAGCAAGAGAAAGTTTCCGTCAAGTCTCCGTCGATTATTCAGCAAAGAATCACTTCAAATTAATGGATGCTATTTCAAATCTGAAGAAAATTAAAACTCCATGTATTTGAATTCTACTTTTTTATTAATGTGTGTGTGTTTGAAGTAATGAAGTATATTCTGGTGTCATTCTTTTATGTGTAGATTGTGGTGCTAATGCCGATGCTCGCATATTTGTTGTAAGAAAAATCAGATCCATCATTAAAGAATCTTGAAACTCATAAACTGATTTTGTTTAGTTTGCAATAGTTTTGATCTGATTCTAACTGTTAATGTGCTTAAAATATTGATTGGAGGCCGTGGCTACTTTTTTAGTCAATTGAGTGtgatatttttgggctgatttttgaAATTTGGGTCAAAATTATGTTGCACTATCAAGAAAAAAGAATTATATATTGCATACCACGTTCTGATTGTATACAATATAATATAACAGTATattgttacttttttttttttttgtagttctttaaaatttccaactaAATTCGGTTTTAATTTAATTGAGTTTCATAGAGGTATTATTCACTGAAATAGAAGCAAGTGTAGGAATACAAATAAAATAGTAATATACCTATGGTATATTTATATATCGTTTCAGTATATTATTATAAGAAATATTTTAAACTAATATTATTATACTGATATACCATCTTGTTATGTATCATCTTGGTATACTATATGTTAGAAACATTTGTAGTGATTCacattttttttaaacaaaaaaaataaaaatgaatattgTATAAGCTATTTTAATTTGTACAAAAAAAAAGGAGAGGAAATAAAAAGGTATAGTCTATCAGTTATATAGAGAAAAAAATTACAAAGCAAACGAAATTTTGCTGTatcagaaaaagaacaaaaaataaaaatgaatggaacaaaataatggaggaaaaataattataaagaaaaaaatgaatgaaataagaaaaggaaaaaaaaggatgcaaagaaaaagaaataaaaaagaaaaacaaaaacccagtataatcccaccagtggggtctggggagggtagtgtgtacgcagactttgtccctaccctggggtagagaggctgtttccgatagaccttcggctccctccatccaagaactccccaacttgtgctcaccactagagcaacccactcttgtcaaataaaaaagaaaaagaaaaggcatCAGATGGCATGATATTGAGAAGTGAAAGTTGGGGATTAAAATAGATATAAAGAGTAATTATTTAATGGGTATTATTGTAAATAGGTATTATTGAATAAAAAGTCTGGGTCCAATATGCAGTTGTGAATTTTTCCcttaattttatttcatttttaataAGTATTTTTAGGTGAATACCTTTAACTTTGCTTTTAAAAATCAAACTCTCCCCTCAACCTTGAACAATAGAAATTATTTATATCGGattattcttttgttattattAAAAGTTAAGACGAATCATTATCTCATATAGACTATTTCTAAATAAACATATGTTTACAAATGAATTACTTTATGATCTTCATTACGAGTTACAAGTAggaaagaattgatgaacaaataaTAAGTAAAGTTAGAAAAATAGTACGTAAATAAAGAAGTTTTGAGCTCTATTCTGAATCAAGTTATATTCAGATTGTTTGTAGCACAAACTATATAATTATGATATTCGAATTTAATCCAAACGTTATTCGATGATTATATGATTCATTTCATTTAATTACGTAGAATTTTTATTATTGGGTACTTGCATTAAGATAAGATGACAATTATGATTTTGTTAAAACACATGATCTAACTTGCTCGAACAAATCAAATCATACTTTGATATGATTAACATTATTTAATAATTTCCGTGCATTACCCTCGTACTAATACTAGTTTATCTATACTATGTTAAACGCATGATATTCTATAGCGAAATATctttcgccttttttacccttcaaaaatagatttaacattagataaaattataattaatttatttttctaatGTTAGGATTTTGAAATCAACTAATTTTTTTATTATGTCTTTCCTTATTTAGACTAGGTGGAAATCCTAATATTGAGAACTTCAAAATCAATTAAAGTTTTACCTAATATAAAAATAACTATAATTCTTGTAGACTATATTTTGTGGTGTTTTCTTTCAAAACAAACTTAATTGGTTATGAGTCTTGGTTttcgcttcttcttcttcttttttttttgcggcaatttggttttgggtcgtgactatTATAAATTTGATTTTGTCCCCTTTTTTCTCAATTAAACTCTAAATAAATGGCTATGAGATTTTAGATTCTTCATCAtccccttttcttttctttttgcccTTCTCGTTCCAGCACTTTTTTCTAATTAAAAGTTTAACTTCTTTTCTATTTTATTCATGTGGTCAAAAGCCCAAAAGGTATCAATTTCTATGTGCTTTTCGGTTATCTAAAAATTAATAGCAAATCAAGACGTTTATATTTGGTACAACTTAACAGTAATTTAATTAAAATCATATCAAActaactttattttattattgttgttgcacATTGACCAAATCATTAGATTTCAAGTATTAAGTCACTAAAATAACATCATCAATCATCAATTATACTTTAAATTCGAAAGTCCAGTTATAGCTTTTGTGCATGTTAGTAAATTTTATGTTATAACTCcaaacaaaattttcaaaaatatgcgtatgccatttattattattttaagtaCACCATttgtaataattaatatatttcataaatttaatatttttaagtaCACAATTTATGATAATTGATTATATTCCATGTGAATTTTACTATGCTCACAGTTAAATCAGGGACTACTTATGCGTTATTGGTTGAAGTCAATGTATATTTAGTTTGATTTACTTTTTCACAttttcattaatatttacaatccATAAACTTTGGATAATTCTGTAAGACATGGTTTCTTCCTTTGGTGAGTTAACTAACCGTGATCAATAATTTAATATCTTATCATTTCCATGAACTtatgattttttttcttaaattttttttataactCAAACACATATTTTCAATACTATTAACGCGGTTTTTTAAAAGTTTATGCCCATTAATACAAGCGCGTATACTAAAACTAGTAAGGGGAAAAAAAACCTTGTCTCCGAAGAAAAGAGTGCTaaattttaggaaaataatttaagCTACCATATAGTTTCTTTTGTAGAAGGAAAAGTTTCCTTTACTAGGCCAAACATAAACATAAATTTGATCgacaaaataaataaacaaatattAACTTTCTATATTAGTAACTCGGAAACTTGTCACTCCTACTAATTACTATTGAACAAGGATTCTCGCTATAACTTTGAGTGGACTCTTTATATAGTTGATGTAGCTGCTTCTGAAAAAATGGAACTTAATGCCTGGTGGAAGATAGCAGATACCTCGTGAAACTAGTCAAGATGTGCGCAAGTTGACCCAAACCCTATGTttataaataaaaacaaaaaaagaagctCTTGAATGTTCCTAATTTCAAAATGTAGCAGTTACCTCATGGAAATAGTTGAGATGTGCCCAAATAGGacggttataaaaaaaaaatgtaaCTATTAAATGTTTCTTAATTTCGAAACGTATTCTTTTACATATATCTATTAAGCTATCTATCTATAGGCAATGACGTTTTCCTTGAAGCAGCTACTAAGCAAAGCTCCTTTTTGCCAGAGTTCCTTTGAAACGTAAACGTCAGGTAAATATCAAACGAGATGTAGAGATATACCTTCCACCCACTCTCTCATTATGTTCACTTGAAATCTATATGATAtttcactttaaaaaaaaaaatcatgtccAAACTAATATTTACAAATAATGACTTCAATATTTGTCAGGGAGATTTCAATGGCTGAAAAATGAACAGGTAACCAGCCCTAAATCATTTATCCTTAGGAAATAATGTGTAAGAATTGTTATAGACACGACCATTAGATAAAACAGCTAACTACACCCACAAAAAGAAAAGAGACAATACTAAATTTTTCAGCCGAAAAAGTTCAAACTAATGGACATATATACCTCGCCAAAAGGCCGAAGAAAACATATAAACAGTTCAATTACATCCTATATACATTTGCAAATTACAAATGATCTTTCAAGCTTGCAAGATGTGAATCAATGACATCCACATCAATACAAGAGATCCCTAAAATCCATATTTGCTACCCGAAGGAATATGTTACATCTATGGGCAACATTTGATCTAACACCCAACGAATCAGATATCATGAGTTTATTGTCTACCAAGCAATTACAACACAGACTTTGCCTAAAACTATATATATAAGTTGTGCAAATGACGTGCTAAACCTCCCTCTTACTTTCTTCACAACATTCTCAGCTCCCATCTGAAAAGGTGTCACTGCCATCTCCAACTTTGGATAGAGAGAAAGGAGCAATGGCAACATTGAACGTCCGTGAGCCTACCTTATCAATATGCTTCATCTCGAAGTCACCCTCCTGTGTAGTAATAAACCATCAGAGACGCAATGCATGTCAGAAATTGCAGGAACAGAGATAAAGGGAGGGAACCCCAGAAGGTAGGCAATTTCAAAACCAGAACGATTGATGACTATTGATTGCAAATCCAGATCAAGAATAAGACACAGAGAGACTTCTTGCAAGTTTCGCAACCATCAAAGCCCATCACTAATTACAGTTTTTATTTATCAGAAACTAAGAAGGATCTAATAGTAGGTCTCCAAACTATTAGGAGTATCACTCTATTAAAACATGGCGACACTAAAACACAAAATTGAGTAGATCCTAGTTTTTAACTACTTGGCACCTCGGAAAAATCAGTTCTCTTTAACATCTGCTGTTCCAAATTGAATCCTGATAACCATAAAACTGAAATCTTTTCATCCCAGTTCCAAAAACTGCTATGCAATTTAAACAAGTGCATCAATTCATCTTGATCCAGAAAAAGGAATACACAGAATTATGACAATTAGCGAAGCTAAGCTATTTTAAGCTAAGATGACAATCAGAAATTAGTGAAATAACCAATTTTAAGCATGCAGCACTTAGCAAATATTTTTACAGAACGTATTAGTAAGTGCTAGGTTTATAAGAGAAGCATTTGAGATGCTCTAAATTCCGTATTCTTCCTGTTTTCTCAGCGCTAACTTCATCCTCTAGAATTGATTGAAAGGAGCAGAAGAATGAGTGTGGATGTGTCTGTATGTAGGATAAAGCAAATCGCGATTTTCATTTTCCTTGTGATGGACCTAAAAGAGCGGGTATATGTCAAGCATCAGCCTTGGTCATGTCTTCATCATTCTGGATGTATGATGCAATTTTGATAGTAAAATTACATTTCAGCTGAAAAATACATTCAGATGTTTGAGGCAGCGAAAGTCATCAAGGGGTATTAACTCATATAGGGGGAAGACTTTGCATAGAGTTCTATTACTATTAATGGGTGGCCCCCAGAGTGCGTGAGCGCGTATAGATTCTTTTATAAGATGTGTATAGATAAAGCACGCATAAGTGCTAGTCTGAGTTCAACTGAAATTGTTGCAATTTGTTCCATTTATACTATCACAGACAAAACTCTATTATACATTTATCATAATAGACAGCAAGTCTCAAATATGCGTACAGCTAACTTGAGGGCATAATCTAAACCTCTGAAAACTACTACCCTTCATTACTTTTTGATAAAGAGCATTAGGTGGTCAAATGCGCTCTTAAGAAAAATGATCTTCAGGTGCAATTACATATTGACCTCAGTATAAAATGCCACAGCAAAGATGAAAATGAGAGTAGAAGGTTGCATTTCATGTAGGAAAGGAAAGGGAAACAAATTAGTTTCTTACCATTCTTCCACTTGGAGTTCCTAATGGGCATGCAGATGAGTATTCAAAACCAGTGTTGGGAAGTATTACTGGTTGTTCACCAATGACACCAATTCCCCTATCAGAAAGAAACGATGTAACATTATTTAGTCTTTAgtccaaatttataaaaataagcAAAATCAAATGACCACCATACATAATGAGGACAACATAAAGTTACAAAAGAAAGGACATGCACAAGTTAAAACATAAACAGTATTATCTCCCACAAATGTGCCAAACAGCAAACTTAGCGACTCACCAGACATTTTCTGTTTTTCCGTTAGCATCAGTGATGATCCAGTGCCTTCTCAGAAGTTGAACAGGACGATCTGAGTTGTTGGTAATTCTTATTCTATAAGCAAAAAAATAAAGGCCTTTTGATGGATGACTTCGACCTTCTATATACACGCTTCTAACTTGAACCCTGATACCCTAGACAAAGCAATGTTGAGTAGATATTTCAGAGATTACATAACTGCCCAGCTTCAATAAACTTACGCAAAGTCTGATTATGAGATGTTCAGGCTTCAATATACTTATCATGAATGTGCGATTATGAGCTGATCAGAAAGATCAAACCATCAATCAATCATATGCAAAAACTGACAGCACACAAAAGGAGCCCTCATTTAGATCCTGACACGCTTCTTTTATGGCGTTTGTGCAGGCATATTTAATGTGGAAAAAACTTAACATTTCTTAGTTAAGACCCCATAATAATAGGAAGAGCCATAAATGACATCTGAATTATAAAATAGCatatctttcttttgtttttttagaAGAAAAGGGGCCCAGAAACTGTTAGATGTGTAAAAAGACAGCCCATGTGCATGAATAAAAAGATGTGGAACATAATGAGGGCATGCATGAAAGTCCAAAAAATTTCATTACTTCTTTCCCACATTTTTGTCCTTAAAGTATAGTGCATACAAAGCCACTTATGTCAAAATTCATTATTCATAAGCTTCATGAGCAACACAATCTGGTAATCCAGCTAGTAAAAGAAAGTCAAACAGAAGCATGACAATTCCTGAATAAAAATAGGATATTTCATACCAGTGTGGTTGCGTCACTCGAACATTTCAAGAGAGAATGCGGAGCGACATCCTTTAACTCATCACGGTACCTCGCTGCATCCTGGGAAGACATAGAGAAAGAGGGCGAGAAAGGGTAAACCTAGATGAAGAGTGACTTCAAATAATCGATGAGATAGCTGATAGAGCACTACCAGAGAGATGAGAAAGTTTATACAATTTTAAATCAGCACATCTATTTCCTGGAGTTTTCAAAAGCAACAATTGCTAGGTTTCAGGATGCTATCATGCGTTGTAATGCATCTCCAATAATGGCATGTACTTAAATAAATGCAGAAAATAAAATATGGATTTGACATGTAGAGTCAAAGTTGTGCAATAATATAGCACACTAGTGTACTATATAAACAGATTGCGCCTTTTAATACCTTAGAAGTCGTGTGTTTTTTTTCATCCATTCTGAACTTGCAGAAATCTCTGACTTTGGAAAAGATGTAAAAGGGGACCTCATCTTACTGGTTTTATTTTCTTACGACCTTTTTAGCGCTCAAAACACACTTTTATTTATAATTCAATTTTGGAAGGAGTAAAAACCATTCATTTGGCTTAAAATTCTACCCCTTACCTTCAGTATGCATACAAATTTAAGACAATACTTGAAAATTGTCTTTTGTTTTAACAATCCCATTTCTGCACGTTACTTTAAAATTAGGGTATAATGTGCACCATCCAAAACAAAAATAGCAGGACTTCTATAAATTACGTATCAAAAGTGTAATTTACTCTATAACAAGATCCAAGATACATAAGCAAATTCACTTGATGAGTATGTTCAGAATTGCAATTTTCAGATATAAATCCAAAAGCAGGCCAAATTTTGTGGCTTTCACAAGGTAGAGTTAGATAATTCAGCTTCATATCCCTTAACTCTCAATTTGTTTGTTAATGATTTTGTCTAAGCATATGGACTGAACCCAAACATTTTCCGGTCCTCCAGTTGATAGCACTTGTTTGGAGAAAGGAACAGGTACCTCAAACCTCTCTTCTGCAATAGCCTCTTTCAACAATCTCCTAAGCCGCAAAACAGGCTCTTCATCCTCAAATATTTTCAATGAATCACGAAGTCTCGCTGCCTGCTTGTAGTCCTACATATATATAATCCAATTCAGCATGTGAACGAAACAGCATTCATTTGCATCTACCAACATAGCGGATAAAAGCTTTAAATttctcctctattcttcttgaaATTCTAAATCTTTCACCAAGATACCAGTAACCCGATTTTTATAGCAATGTAATCATGTTTAAGCTGGCAATTACAAAATTAACGCATTTGAGTGGAATTCCGAATCCACAAAAAAAGTGCAAACGAAGAATTCTAGCATTTAAGGCTAATGATGAGGAGTACCTATGGGAAAAAAATTGTCTATCATAATTGGCGTGAACTTGCATTAATCtataatttaataaaaatttgAACTTATACATCGAGCAAGCATGGGGCGTGCCGGATTGTGACATGGAGGAGTTTTGCATGAGAGTAATTCTACGAAGTCAAAGACTTACTCACACATGATACttgaaccaaatcaaattaattaATCATGATTAAGCCATAGAATGAGACAATAGTTCATAATTCATCCACTCCACTTTATATGAAACTATTACTATTTGGGCAATCAAAACTGTTTTTTTTAAATCGCATTTTTTTCGAATATGTTAAATATCTGTAATTATAAAAACTTGCACTTTATGGTACTTTTTTATCCAGACTCTAATcaagtaaattttatttcaaaaagatTAAGAAATTGATGTCCTAAAACATAATTGAGACCTAAATTACAAATTTTTGACACTCCTACTCCGAATCCTTGTCATTCTTTCTAAAATAAATGGAGCATTAATTAGATATAAGCTCATGTAAAATATGAATGGCATGCATTTATTGATGGGTGCCTCATAAACTAACAAAAAGGTAAATCCAGACATATTTATTAAATGAAATAGTGGCAATGCATATGAAGGTGGTGACCTCAGATTTGGTGGCGACTTCCATTTGCTGTTTCAAAAGTGCATAGGTCTGGCTACGGGAAAGGAAGGAACTCTCACTTGGACTCGGACTCGGACTCGGACTAGAACTCTGGCTCTCTGCACCACTATTCATCTCAGGCGCACACGCCATAATTCTAAACATCTTCACATTTCCTCTGATGTGAATTTGTTGCTTACTTCCATCTCCCTGATTAAATCGACCAGGCCATGACACTTTGGTTCCGGCAGTAAGATTAAAACTAAGTGATTGCATTTGGCGATGAAAATTAATCTGTTTCGGATCTTTTTGCTCGAAGAAAAATATCCAGCAAAGATTTTGAAGGTAATCTATTGAAAAGTGGGATAGTTTATGTTTATCCAGTATCTGTGTTCGGGATTAAATTACGAGTGCTTGTCGTTGTCGTGCAACCAATTTGAGGGAGGTCGGAATATACGGGATGGGCTTCAATTTGGATAAATGGTCTtttcattttctctttctttttttgtttttttctttctctcGCTGAGGATTTGTAGGACTAGCACGAGATATTTATTCGATCCATGGAAGACAAGTCATACACGTCTGTTGTCTTCTTTTCTTAAATAATTCTTTTTCATTAAGTATTATGTTTTCGTTTCAATTCAAGTTAACTTATTTGACTAAGAAAAtttgtgattttttttaaatatatatagtatttatgtgtctacaaaatttttaattataaagCTTCTTATTAAGAAGTAAAATGTGTCCAAATTTACAAAGAATTATTCTTTTTGAAAAgagtaaaaaaaaagaaataaattcaTATTAATTAAAACAAATGCAGTACTATTTAGGAGGCTGATAAGAGGATATTATTTTATGAGATTCAATTTCCAACCAAATGATGAAGGCTATTGCACTTGTATTATTATCCCacaaaagtcatcaaaattaaCTTCCCTAATTACAAAATCACtcaatttttattaattttctaaAATCATCTTCATCATTTTCTTTCTAAAGTCATCTTCGCTCGTTTTTATTTGTCTTTGTGATGGGATGAGTTGACACAGCATATTCAAGGGAAGGTACCATAGTATATATTATTTGTAAATGACATAGTATTGATTGTGAGACATACGACGGAGTTAATGATAGATTAGAGGTTTGGCGAAATAccctagagtctaaaggtttcaggTTGAGCAGAACTAAAACATAATACGTGGAGTGCATGTTCAGTGACGCATCATATTAGGCGGATGTGAGAGTGAGGATTGA is a window from the Nicotiana tomentosiformis chromosome 10, ASM39032v3, whole genome shotgun sequence genome containing:
- the LOC104115672 gene encoding uncharacterized protein; the protein is MQSLSFNLTAGTKVSWPGRFNQGDGSKQQIHIRGNVKMFRIMACAPEMNSGAESQSSSPSPSPSPSESSFLSRSQTYALLKQQMEVATKSEDYKQAARLRDSLKIFEDEEPVLRLRRLLKEAIAEERFEDAARYRDELKDVAPHSLLKCSSDATTLGIRVQVRSVYIEGRSHPSKGLYFFAYRIRITNNSDRPVQLLRRHWIITDANGKTENVWGIGVIGEQPVILPNTGFEYSSACPLGTPSGRMEGDFEMKHIDKVGSRTFNVAIAPFSLSKVGDGSDTFSDGS